The region TTAATATTCCTTCCTTCTATGAAGAAAAAAAAGAAAATTTCAATGAAAGATATTTCCAAGGAACTTGGAATATCAATTACAACTATTTCTTTTATTATTAACAAGAAGGCCGAAAATAAAATAAGCAAAGAAGTCATAAAGAAGGTTGAAGATTATATTGAGAAAGTAGGATATAAACCAAACTCATCAGCGCAATCTTTACGAACAGGAAAATCAAAAACTATTGTTTTTATGGCAGAAGATATTTCGGATCCATTTTTTTCTGCCATAGCAAAGCAAATGGAAGAGATCGCTTTTAACAATGGTTATAAGATAATTTATTGCAGTACTGAAAATAAAAAAGAGCGAGCAATTGAATTGTTGAATCTTTTTAAAGATAGACAAGTTGATGCGTTTATAATTACCCCACCTGAAGGCTTTGAAGATGAATTGAAAAGGTTAATCTATGAGGAGCATCAAATGGTTATGGTGTTTGATAGGTATTTCGATAGTTTTAAGCACAATTATGTAGTTCTTGAAAATTATAAGGGAGCCGAGGAAGCTACCAGGTCTTTGTATTCTTCCGGAAAAAGAAAAATCGCATTTATAGGAATTGAATCTAATTTATCCCCATTGGTCCAAAGATTAGAAGGATATAAAAATACTATGAATAGTTATCAGCTGCAGGAATATTCACTTTTGATAAAATTCGATCAAATTAAAACTTTAGAGGGGCAAAAAGCAATTAAGAATTTTTTAGCACAAAATCCGGAAATTGATGCAATTTTATTTGCAACTAATAATCTTGCCATAAGTGGTCTCAGAGTGATAAAAAGTAAAGGTTTGAAGATTCCTGAGGATATTGCGATCATTTCGTTTGATGATCGGGATATTTTTGAATTATTTACTCCTCCAATAAGTGTAATAGCGCAACCAGTACCCGAATTAGCTAATGAATTAATTAAAGGAACTCTTCAATTAATGAAAACAAAAGAAACGAGAGAAGTCTTCTACCAAAAGGTTTTGAAGGGAAAGCTTATTAATCGAAAATCGAACTAGTCAAAAATAGGTCTGTTTCTACTTAAGATAGGGGAATCTCCCTTATTTTCAATTCTTTAAAATTTTCAATCTTTTTTTATTTATTTGGTAATATAGAATAACATAATTATATTAGCTGCAAGGTAAAACGTTTTACTAAAGTTTTATTGTTATTTTACTACAACGATTACGCTAATATTTAATTTAACCAATATGAGAAAACAAGTCACGAAAATTGGAGGTGAATTTCTGGTATTTTTAATGCTTGTAATGGCTTATCAGGCTCAAGCATTTAATAGTATTTCAGACGAACTTATTTATAATGAAGACCAAACTGAAATTACCGGAGTAGTCACGGGCGCGGCAAATGGTATTCCAATTCCTGGAGTATCAGTTTTTGAAAAAGGAACTGATAATGGGACAGTAACAGATTTTGACGGAAATTATAGTCTTACAATTTCAGGTTCAGATGCGATATTAGTTTTTTCTTACGTTGGCTTTAAGACAACAGAAGTTGAAGTGAACGGAGAAACTAACATAGATGTTACTTTAGAAGATGAAGTTTCTCAGTTAGATGAATTAATTGTAGTAGGTTATACTTCCCAAAAAGAGAGGACAATTACGGGAGCCTTAAGTTCTGTTAATGTTGAAGATTTAGAATCAAGAAGGGTTCCCAATGTAACTCAAGCTTTACAGGGACAGGTGCCAGGTGTAAATATTACCCAAAGTACAGGTGCTCCAGGGGATAATATAGAAGTAAGAATTAGAGGTAATGGTACAATTGGAAATAATAATCCACTTTATGTAGTTGATGGGATACCAACTAGGGAGATAACATTCCTGAACCCAAGTGATATTAAGTCTATGACAGTTTTAAAAGATGCCTCTGCAGCTTCTATTTATGGTTCAAGAGCTGCGGGAGGAGTGATTGTTATAGAAACTAAAAACGGTAGTGATCGTAGTGGTATTCAAGTTAGTTATTTTACCGGAATTCAAAAAGTGCAAAATCTTCCCACTATGCTTAATGCAGAGCAATATATGCAAACTGTAGAAAATGCTTGGGATAATGCTGGTTATGAGGGTACTAATCCTTATATTGAAGATAGAAATAGATCTGATTTTGCTGATGTAGATTATCTTGATGAACTGTTTGAGCTGGGGAGAACACAAAGCGCACAGGTTACAGCTTCTGGAGGGAATGAAGATACAGATTATTTTCTTTCAGCCGGATATTTCGGACAAGATGGTCCCGTAGTATATGACAATGATCAATACAGAAGGTTTAATTTCAGGTCCAATGTGAATTCAAACCT is a window of Salegentibacter salegens DNA encoding:
- a CDS encoding LacI family DNA-binding transcriptional regulator, coding for MKKKKKISMKDISKELGISITTISFIINKKAENKISKEVIKKVEDYIEKVGYKPNSSAQSLRTGKSKTIVFMAEDISDPFFSAIAKQMEEIAFNNGYKIIYCSTENKKERAIELLNLFKDRQVDAFIITPPEGFEDELKRLIYEEHQMVMVFDRYFDSFKHNYVVLENYKGAEEATRSLYSSGKRKIAFIGIESNLSPLVQRLEGYKNTMNSYQLQEYSLLIKFDQIKTLEGQKAIKNFLAQNPEIDAILFATNNLAISGLRVIKSKGLKIPEDIAIISFDDRDIFELFTPPISVIAQPVPELANELIKGTLQLMKTKETREVFYQKVLKGKLINRKSN